One Anas platyrhynchos isolate ZD024472 breed Pekin duck chromosome 2, IASCAAS_PekinDuck_T2T, whole genome shotgun sequence DNA segment encodes these proteins:
- the SEC61G gene encoding protein transport protein Sec61 subunit gamma: MDQVMQFVEPSRQFVKDSIRLVKRCTKPDRKEFQKIAMATAIGFAIMGFIGFFVKLIHIPINNIIVGG, translated from the exons ATGGACCAGGTGATGCAGTTCGTGGAGCCCAGCCGGCAGTTCGTGAAGGACTCCATACGGCTGGTCAAAAGGTGCACCAAGCCTGACAGGAAAG agttccAGAAGATTGCAATGGCAACAGCAATAGGCTTTGCAATAATGGGATTTATTGGCTTCTTTGTCAAATTGATCCATATCCCAATCAACAACATTATTGT AGGCGGCTGA